The following coding sequences are from one Dreissena polymorpha isolate Duluth1 chromosome 8, UMN_Dpol_1.0, whole genome shotgun sequence window:
- the LOC127841517 gene encoding uncharacterized protein LOC127841517 isoform X1, translating into MVQSTIFKDVLKKTFPGVSLNISDMRGEISFTGYSDLKQVMIWFETESAVHSVEFDKINKEVENLQEVIEILLTDKYGKFQNVFWNFNTPKRCVIFCTCGVKDPSVVRAHLTKSIRVAKGQFSYRSETILLELQTELSKKFNVFAIHNCDKILQIINGESSELRSEIVKEAESILDHFGKKVLKIHLNPRHCSTDKLVNTFVNTAVAVDNLNVMDSNAQCLMWTFPNRKHARLEIDSGEATESQTEIVICEPNTTKKQEVHGNRTTIFLSSTLRFENKHLAGHVQDQLKKKIKRGQRSISICITHEIDPVFLKSIWWACTQILLENRSPDIIVFDCMDSTSFSQCASVFLPGTPSNAWCEGLPFRTSTHDGKESLNITVEKDLLHEIKADVLVNSIWTDLDLNNGKMSSELLRLAGDELQQAVNKQKKTIAIGEFVSTEAFKLENCKRIFYAAVGKYSKDLASVQKLKQLVAKCIATADKLQFTSIALPALGTGKLQFPAEKAAEAMFEAIEETQFMLDNIRTIRIVVYKHDDSSLCKVFSDEKDKLFHSFDSIRGFSPVITLKNISARAVCKPIQDIQCDIL; encoded by the exons AAGTTTAAATATAAGTGATATGCGTGGAGAAATTTCATTTACTGGGTATTCAGACTTAAAACAGGTCATGATTTGGTTTGAGACTGAATCAGCAGTTCATTCAGTAGAATTTGATAAAATCAACAAAGAAGTTGAAAATCTGCAAGAAGTAATTGAAATTCTCTTGACTGACAAGTATGGcaaatttcaaaatgttttttggAACTTTAATACTCCCAAAAGATGTGTGATTTTTTGCACCTGTGGTGTCAAGGATCCCAGTGTTGTAAGAGCTCATCTTACAAAATCAATCCGTGTTGCTAAAGGTCAGTTTTCATATAGGTCTGAAACAATCCTTCTTGAATTACAAACAGAGTTAAGCAAGAAATTCAATGTGTTTGCAATTCACAACTgtgataaaatattacaaatcaTTAATGGTGAATCCAGTGAGCTCCGGTCTGAAATTGTAAAGGAAGCAGAATCTATACTAGACCACTTTGGTAAGAAGGTGTTAAAGATTCACCTCAATCCAAGACATTGTTCAACGGATAAACTTGTAAACACATTTGTGAATACTGCTGTAGCTGTTGACAATTTAAATGTAATGGACAGTAATGCTCAGTGTTTGATGTGGACATTTCCAAACAGAAAACATGCACGATTGGAAATAGATAGTGGAGAAGCAACTGAGTCACAAACTGAAATAGTAATTTGTGAACCGAACACTACGAAAAAACAGG AAGTCCACGGAAATCGAACAACAATATTCCTATCCTCTACTTTAAGATTCGAAAATAAACATTTGGCTGGTCACGTACAGGATCAACTTAAAAAGAAAATCAAACGTGGTCAGAGGTCTATAAGCATATGTATTACACATGAAATTGACCCTGTTTTTTTGAAAAGTATTTGGTGGGCATGCACTCAAATTTTATTAGAAAATCGATCACcagatattattgtgtttgattGTATGGACTCAACAAGTTTTTCACAATGTGCATCTGTATTTTTACCCGGAACTCCTTCAAATGCTTGGTGTGAGGGACTGCCATTCAGAACATCTACACATGATG GAAAAGAATCACTGAACATAACTGTTGAAAAAGATCTTTTACATGAAATAAAG GCTGATGTTTTAGTCAATAGCATTTGGACAGATTTAGACTTGAATAATGGAAAAATGTCAAGTGAACTTCTGAGGTTAGCAGGTGATGAACTTCAACAAGcagtaaacaaacaaaaaaaaactattgcTATTGGAGAATTTGTTTCAACAGAGGCCTTTAAATTGGAAAACTGCAAAAGGATATTTTATGCTGCTGTTGGAAAATACAGCAAGGATTTAGCATCAGTTCAA AAATTGAAGCAATTGGTGGCAAAGTGTATTGCAACTGCAGACAAATTACAGTTTACGTCAATAGCATTGCCAGCCCTTGGGACAGGAAAATTACAATTTCCAGCAGAGAAAGCGGCAGAAGCTATGTTTGAAGCAATTGAAGAAACACAATTCATGTTAGACAACATTCGAACTATACGGATTGTTGTTTATAAACATGATGACTCCAGTCTCTGTAAG gtGTTCAGTGATGAGAAAG